Proteins found in one Choloepus didactylus isolate mChoDid1 chromosome 3, mChoDid1.pri, whole genome shotgun sequence genomic segment:
- the LOC119528716 gene encoding basic proline-rich protein-like, translating to MAAAPSGSPLPGVAHCGPLPRLGGLARTGSLAPPCVPPLRFAVFPPGARRDSVLPSPVPPPSGRKGAANEGARATPQAGSRHPALSPPGCARMERPTVRLHLPLVIGSVQLCKEGPSRIASLQFITWNGILPFSAKRK from the exons ATGGCGGCAGCGCCGAGCGGATCGCCGTTGCCCGGCGTCGCCCACTGCGGCCCACTCCCCAGGCTCGGAGGCCTGGCCAGAACCGGGTCACTCGCACCGCCCTGTGTCCCGCCCCTGCGCTTCGCCGTTTTTCCTCCGGGCGCCCGAAGGGACTCGGTGCTGCCTTCCCCCGTGCCCCCTCCCTCGGGCCGTAAGGGTGCGGCCAACGAAGGTGCCCGGGCGACGCCGCAGGCCGGATCCAGGCACCCGGCCCTCTCCCCGCCCGGCTGTGCGAGAATGGAACGGCCCACGGTCCGGCTTCACCTGCCTCTGGTTATCGGTAGCGTGCAGCTCTGTAAG GAGGGCCCCTCAAGAATTGCCAGTCTTCAATTCATCACCTGGAATGGCATTTTACCCTTCTCGGCGAAGAGAAAATAA